A single window of Lutzomyia longipalpis isolate SR_M1_2022 chromosome 1, ASM2433408v1 DNA harbors:
- the LOC129789700 gene encoding splicing factor 3A subunit 3 has translation METILEQQRRYHEERERLSKAMVDELLASKQSSAKDAVFTDHRLHLLLQLHNNATVALKELYEDKDGVRKSEVQALSGPNEFSEFYARLKQIKEFYKKHPNEISVPLSVEFEELTKSYGNQDEMNSLVEFTDEEGFGKYLDLHECFDKYINIRGIEKIDYITYLMTFDHLFDIPRDRKNTEYKKYLEMLLEYLNGYVTRVKPLLDLEGELEDTVKNFQRDWDNGLFPGWPKETESALTSVGAHLDLSAFSSWEELASLGLDRLKSALMALGLKCGGTLEERAQRLFSTKGKQNFEPTMLAKKGRNKQASTATARHREIACLEAQVYRLADIVSEQRSATKENVQRKQARTEGEREDSDAEASDSDNEEEDADDVPYNPKNLPLGWDGKPIPYWLYKLHGLNISYHCEICGNYTYKGPKAFQRHFAEWRHAHGMRCLGIPNTAHFANVTQIEDAITLWEKLKTQKQQERWIPDQEEEYEDSQGNVVNKKTYEDLKRQGLL, from the exons ATGGAGACAATTTTAGAGCAACAACGACGATACCATGAAGAGCGTGAGCGTCTCTCGAAAGCCATGGTGGACGAATTACTTGCATCCAAGCAGAGTTCC GCAAAAGATGCAGTTTTCACGGATCACCGGCTACATTTGCTGCTGCAGTTGCACAACAATGCCACAGTGGCACTGAAGGAACTGTATGAGGATAAGGATGGCGTCCGGAAGAGTGAAGTGCAAGCCCTATCGGGTCCCAATGAATTCTCCGAGTTCTACGCACGCCTCAAGCAAATCAAAGAGTTCTACAAGAAGCATCCCAATGAGATTAGCGTCCCACTTTCGGTGGAATTTGAGGAACTCACAAAATCCTACGGGAATCAGGATGAGATGAATTCTCTCGTGGAATTTACGGATGAAGAGGGTTTTGGGAAGTATTTGGATTTGCACGAATGCTTTGACAAGTACATCAACATCAGGGGCATTGAGAAGATTGACTACATCACTTACCTGATGACTTTCGATCATCTCTTTGACATTCCGCGAGATAGGAAGAACACTGAGTACAAGAAATACCTGGAGATGCTTCTTGAGTACCTCAATGGGTATGTGACGCGAGTGAAGCCACTGCTGGACTTGGAGGGAGAGCTAGAGGACACTGTGAAGAATTTCCAGCGTGACTGGGATAACGGGTTGTTCCCGGGATGGCCGAAGGAGACGGAGAGTGCCCTCACATCGGTCGGAGCTCATTTGGATTTGTCTGCTTTCTCCAGTTGGGAAGAATTAGCCTCTCTGGGGTTGGATCGTCTCAAATCCGCCCTCATGGCGCTGGGACTGAAGTGTGGCGGAACTCTCGAAGAACGTGCACAGCGTCTCTTCTCCACGAAGGGCAAGCAGAACTTTGAACCCACAATGCTGGCCAAGAAGGGGCGCAATAAGCAGGCATCAACTGCAACCGCACGACATCGTGAGATTGCCTGCCTCGAAGCTCAGGTGTATCGTCTGGCTGACATTGTGTCAGAGCAAAGAAGCGCTACGAAGGAGAATGTTCAGCGCAAACAGGCCCGTACGGAGGGTGAACGCGAGGACAGTGATGCAGAAGCAAGCGATTCAGACAATGAGGAGGAGGATGCTGATGATGTTCCGTACAATCCCAAGAATCTGCCCCTCGGCTGGGACGGCAAACCCATCCCGTACTGGCTCTACAAGCTTCACGGACTCAACATCAGCTACCACTGTGAGATCTGCGGGAATTACACTTACAAAGGCCCTAAAGCCTTCCAGCGTCATTTTGCCGAATGGAGGCATGCCCATGGGATGAGATGTTTGGGAATTCCCAACACAGCACACTTTGCTAACGTCACCCAAATTGAGGATGCAATAACCC tgtgggaaaaattgaagacaCAGAAGCAACAGGAACGTTGGATCCCAGATCAGGAGGAAGAGTACGAAGATTCCCAAGGGAATGTGGTCAACAAAAAAACTTACGAGGATTTGAAGCGTCAGGGATTGCTGTAG
- the LOC129790389 gene encoding SAGA-associated factor 11 homolog — protein MNSDLFHEYANESELISEFRKYMHDTDNVEKVTNYLYNSLVDDAILGVVLEVHCDVRTGITEAIEGEPEDTKPYALIDLPDIDVFGAANAKKAIDCTCPNCDRSVAASRFAPHLEKCMGMGRNSSRIASRRIASTRGTSEQLFGTGISDDEDDADWSGEKRKKKFQPVRTNGTKKNGKTS, from the exons ATGAACAGTGATTTATTCCATGAATATGCCAACGAATCTGAGTTAATCAGCGAATTTAGGAAATACATGCACGATACGGACAATGTGGAGAAGGTCACCAACTACCTATACAATTCCCTGGTCGACGATGCAATTTTAGGTGTTGTCCTGGAAGTGCACTGTGACGTACGGACGGGGATTACGGAGGCAATTGAGGGAGAGCCCGAGGATACGAAACCCTACGCTTTAATCGACTTACCGGATATTGATGTCTTCGGTGCGGCCAATGCTAAGAAAGCTATTGATTGTACATGCCCCAACTGTGATAGATCTGTAGCAGCCTCCAGGTTTGCACCCCATCTCGAGAAATGCATGG GAATGGGGAGGAATTCCTCGAGGATTGCCAGTCGACGGATAGCCAGCACCCGCGGAACGAGTGAACAGCTCTTCGGCACTGGCATTAGTGACGATGAAGATGATGCAGACTGGTCAGGTgagaagagaaagaagaaattccagcCCGTCCGAACTAATGGCACAAAAAAGAACGGAAAGACTTCTTGA
- the LOC129790153 gene encoding uncharacterized protein LOC129790153 has translation MTSPSKYGDRTMYEIINNHSLLLKDDLPNKSKEMQRENYKIIGLLLTIVIFSFTLAFTFNVFTRRFQGDQCPLQTKFRLNVASTRTLDNSTTTHIEAYAMFFGQHTYCDYVAFPPIVMGMFAIVWATFFLICGYGSKGNATLLPKPWRILTPSIIFVILMTIASVIHSVYVTVKMGQMCDELQTALGKIIEENSCRAALNAIDGDHHGLRSFILYQIVLIASYIVLTLWILLNIFLGLRCISGKDFQHVQVTMHPIVDKSPLQHSLDEKCDLCPPKSEE, from the exons ATGACGTCACCCAGCAAATACGGCGATAGAACAATGTATGAGATCATAAATAATCATTCATTGCTGTTGAAAGATGATCTGCCCAATAAATCAAAGGAGATGCAGAGGGAAAATT ATAAAATAATTGGGCTTTTGCTGACAATTGTGATTTTCTCCTTCACCCTGGCCTTCACTTTCAATGTCTTCACGAGGAGATTCCAAGGCGATCAGTGTCCTTTGCAGACAAAATTCCGCCTCAATGTGGCATCAACGCGAACTCTGGATAACTCCACCACGACTCACATTGAGGCATATGCCATGTTCTTTGGGCAGCACACCTATTGCGATTATGTGGCATTCCCACCGATAGTTATGGGTATGTTTGCCATCGTGTGGGCCACGTTCTTCCTCATCTGCGGCTATGGATCAAAGGGCAACGCAAC ATTGCTACCAAAGCCGTGGAGAATCTTGACACCGTCCATCATTTTTGTGATCCTAATGACGATCGCCTCGGTGATCCACAGTGTCTACGTAACTGTGAAAATGGGACAGATGTGTGATGAGTTGCAAACTGCTCTTGggaaaatcattgaagaaaattcctgcAGGGCTGCTCTCAATGCGATCGACGGTGATCACCATGGGTTGAGATCATTCATTCTCTACCAAATTGTTCTAATTGCCTCCTACATTGTACTTACTCTGTGGATTCTTCTCAACATCTTCCTGGGACTACGATGCATCTCTGGCAAGGATTTTCAGCATGTTCAAGTCACAATGCATCCCATTGTGGACAAGAGTCCCCTTCAGCATAGTTTGGATGAGAAATGCGATCTCTGCCCACCAAAATCAGAAGAATAA
- the LOC129790233 gene encoding uncharacterized protein LOC129790233, which yields MAERYAEKSVYTKFCDYMDKETRGVEIVVYAASGIFLAVACHRIRPITKFRHPSQIPAHFIRNKLKQYGTVSSVEPSQTAGPLLRINHKPPINIFFGNKETLPVKIAGVSVNHNGLSWLQGVTVDRKVEFIPLFRHTDAAECVVFVLPSEQERRLKKNPRSLDVAEALLSLGFAQTTGIPAEVHQSDKKMRDYYKLLSYVEKRAKNKREGIWSTKIPPPVWPLRVLQDSFDRLLISMLPMSRRLPQLVR from the exons ATGGCAGAGAGATACGCAGAAAAATCCGTGTACACAAAATTCTGTGACTACATGGACAAGGAGACGAGAGGTGTCGAA ATTGTAGTTTATGCAGCTTCTGGGATCTTCCTAGCAGTGGCATGTCATAGGATTCGGCCG ATCACAAAATTCCGTCATCCATCCCAAATTCCAGCTCATTTTATTCGGAATAAACTCAAGCAGTACGGAACAGTGAGCAGTGTGGAGCCAAGTCAGACAGCTGGGCCATTGCTGAGAATCAACCACAAGCCtcccataaatattttctttggaaataaGGAAACACTGCCGGTGAAAATTGCCGGAGTGTCCGTCAATCACAATGGCTTATCGTGGTTGCAGGGTGTCACAGTTGATCGGAAGGTGGAGTTTATTCCTCTCTTCAGGCACACCGATGCAGCGGAATGTGTGGTGTTTGTGCTTCCGAGTGAACAGGAGAGACGCCTCAAGAAGAATCCACGAAGTCTCGATGTGGCAGAAGCACTCCTGAGTTTGGGATTTGCTCAAACCACCGGGATTCCAGCGGAAGTACATCAGAGCGACAAAAAAATGCGCGACTACTACAAACTCCTGAGCTACGTGGAGAAGCGAGCAAAGAACAAACGTGAAGGTATCTGGTCAACGAAGATCCCACCACCTGTGTGGCCTCTTCGCGTCCTTCAAGACTCCTTTGATCGTCTCCTCATTTCCATGCTGCCCATGTCCCGTCGTCTACCTCAGCTTGTGCGCTAG